In Embleya scabrispora, the DNA window ATCACGGCCGCGTCGGGGTGGTGCTCGATGGTGCGGAACGCGGCGTGCACGAGTCCGCGCAGCCGGTCGGACGAGGTGCGCGCGTCGGCGAACGCCTCGTCGTACCACGCCGCGAGGTCGCGCATCGCGGCGGTGAGGATCTCGTCGATCAAGTCCTCTTTCGAACCGAACCAGTGGTAGATGCTGCCCGCGAGAATGCCCGACGCGTCGGCTATCTCACGAACCGTTGACGCGACGACGCCCTTGCGGGCGAACAGTGCGGCGGCCTCGGACAGGATCACCTCCCGGCGCGGAAGTGCTTCGGG includes these proteins:
- a CDS encoding TetR/AcrR family transcriptional regulator; the protein is MARRKTEPEALPRREVILSEAAALFARKGVVASTVREIADASGILAGSIYHWFGSKEDLIDEILTAAMRDLAAWYDEAFADARTSSDRLRGLVHAAFRTIEHHPDAAVMYVRDYAYLATLPRFAHLAADGMRVRDLWLNTLQEGIDSGEFRADLDPELAYRYLAYPLWLTAGWKSTIDRTLSELETQFTALVLEGVTPRN